The following proteins come from a genomic window of Trifolium pratense cultivar HEN17-A07 linkage group LG4, ARS_RC_1.1, whole genome shotgun sequence:
- the LOC123881622 gene encoding salicylic acid-binding protein 2-like, which produces MSTEKLIDRKHYVLVHGVCHGAWCWYKVKPRLESAGHLVTVLDLAASGTNLKKIEDVNTISEYSEPLLQLMATIPPNEKVILVGHSLGGLNIALAMEQFPEKVAVGVFLTAVAPDIDHNASHVLEKFIESIPAAEWLDTENFQSGSKKSLLFGPKFLSNKLYQQSSTEDLELAKTLLRPGSLFIEDLIQQKNLFSKQGYGSVPRAFVVCKDDLGIPLKFQHWMIQNAGINDVLEIKGADHMAMLCKPQQLYDSLNQISTKYT; this is translated from the exons ATGAGTACTGAAAAACTAATAGATAGGAAACATTATGTTCTTGTACATGGTGTATGCCATGGTGCTTGGTGTTGGTACAAGGTCAAGCCGCGGTTAGAATCTGCTGGTCACCTTGTCACAGTACTTGATCTTGCAGCTTCTGGAACTAACTTGAAGAAAATTGAAGATGTTAATACAATTTCAGAATACTCTGAACCTTTGTTGCAGCTAATGGCCACAATTCCACCAAATGAAAAGGTGATTCTTGTTGGTCATAGCCTTGGAGGACTTAACATAGCTCTTGCAATGGAACAGTTTCCAGAAAAGGTAGCAGTTGGTGTTTTCTTAACAGCTGTTGCTCCTGATATTGATCACAATGCATCTCATGTATTGGAAAAG TTTATTGAGAGTATCCCCGCGGCTGAATGGTTGGACACTGAAAATTTCCAGAGTGGAAGCAAAAAATCTTTGTTGTTTGGTCCCAAATTCTTGTCCAATAAGCTCTATCAACAATCCTCCACTGAG GATCTTGAATTGGCCAAGACTTTATTGAGGCCAGGGTCCCTCTTTATTGAAGACTTGATTCAGCAAAAGAACTTATTCTCCAAACAGGGTTATGGCTCAGTTCCACGTGCTTTTGTTGTTTGCAAAGATGACCTTGGAATTCCATTGAAATTTCAACACTGGATGATCCAAAATGCTGGAATTAATGATGTACTTGAGATCAAAGGCGCAGATCATATGGCTATGCTTTGCAAGCCACAACAACTATATGATTCTCTCAATCAGATATCTACTAAATACACATGA
- the LOC123881620 gene encoding uncharacterized protein LOC123881620: MPSTRSRGERLVQLVSEPERLLRRKNLENQLEIPLPDIVNEPDMAEGPQNRPLKSYAIPSQAEPHNSIAAPAIEANNFELKPSLLSAVQQNQFSGNPTDDPNLHLSIFLQYADTVKANGVSPEAIRLRLFPFSLRDKARAWLQSLPSNSVATWDELKKVFLARYFPPSKTAMLRAQINGFRQRDNESLFEAWERYKEMIRICPHHGLENWLIIHTFYNGLLYNTRMTIDAAAGGALMDKPYNQAYQLIESMAQNHYQWGNERTTVEKPQTKGGMYEISNMDHINAKLDALTQKIESLTNAPKATVAATIQNCELCGAQGHTIAECRLLTEAPNDQVNYTQGNSYNQNQRNHPYLSYNSNNALYAPGQAPTPSPPGFQKPAQNAPMKSNLELMMENFIAIQTQTNKEVLNQNIHTNEQIKQLTSRLDVLTTHNKMLETQIAQVAQQQASTSAPAGIFPGQPQPNPRGHVNAVILQSGTQYDGPADPRTKNPAMQPNSDKTTEKESEPKEKEDSGEETQEKEKPYVPPPPYKPPIPYPQRLVQSKNVGQFKKFVELLQKLNITIPFTEAITRMPSYAKFLKDILTNKKKIEEEETVMLTAECSSILQNNMPPKLKDPESFSIPCVIGNYVIDRALCDLGASISLMPMSICEKLNLGELRPTKMSIQFADRSVKYPLGILENVPVRVGQFYIPTDFIVMDIREDSNTPIILGRPFLATAGAVIDVKEGKLTFVVGEEKVEFILTQLMKAPAIDDSCYMVDVIQECRKESEKDQTKHSEILKTSTPPTHKNGDDDLAKCLEITQVPKPSHVKPTLKLKTPSRLQKGTPVAPNKLKGPVSKKIPPDILKDHPENNIAQNKIPPGVSKKKKEKKKRRPMKWSDIFKWRPKNIEHNLKDVSLEEEPC; encoded by the coding sequence ATGCCAAGCACTCGCTCTAGAGGCGAAAGATTGGTGCAACTAGTTAGCGAACCCGAACGTCTTTTAAGAcgtaaaaatttagaaaatcaatTAGAGATTCCTCTTCCTGATATAGTTAACGAACCAGATATGGCTGAAGGACCGCAAAACCGTCCACTTAAGTCATACGCTATTCCTTCGCAAGCTGAACCTCACAATAGCATCGCTGCCCCCGCTATTGAAGCAAATAACTTTGAGCTTAAACCTTCATTGTTGTCGGCCGtacaacaaaaccaattctccGGAAACCCCACGGACGACCCTAATTTACATTTGTCCATATTCTTGCAATACGCGGATACCGTGAAGGCAAATGGTGTCAGTCCCGAAGCTATAAGACTTCGTTTATTCCCATTCTCATTAAGGGATAAAGCTAGAGCCTGGCTCCAGTCCCTACCATCCAACTCAGTCGCAACATGGGATGAGTTGAAGAAAGTCTTTTTAGCAAGATATTTCCCGCCTAGCAAAACTGCTATGCTAAGAGCCCAAATCAATGGATTTAGACAAAGAGACAACGAATCTCTCTTCGAAGCATGGGAAAGATATAAAGAAATGATTAGGATATGTCCTCATCATGGGCTCGAAAATTGGCTAATTATCCACACCTTTTACAATGGTCTCTTGTATAATACAAGAATGACAATAGACGCCGCAGCTGGTGGCGCACTTATGGATAAACCATACAACCAAGCCTATCAGCTTATCGAGAGCATGGCTCAGAACCATTATCAGTGGGGAAACGAGAGAACAACAGTAGAGAAACCTCAAACGAAAGGTGGAATGTACGAAATCAGTAACATGGACCACATCAACGCCAAGTTAGATGCCTTAACTCAAAAGATAGAGAGTCTAACCAACGCACCCAAAGCCACCGTGGCTGCAACAATACAAAATTGTGAGTTGTGCGGAGCTCAGGGTCATACAATCGCTGAATGTCGACTTCTAACCGAAGCTCCCAACGACCAAGTGAATTACACTCAAGGGAACTCTTACAACCAAAACCAAAGAAATCACCCGTACCTTTCGTACAATAGCAACAACGCTTTATATGCACCTGGCCAAGCACCTACTCCTTCGCCACCAGGATTCCAAAAACCTGCTCAAAATGCTCCTATGAAGTCAAACCTTGAATTGATGATGGAGAACTTCATAGCCATACAAACTCAAACTAACAAGGAAGTCCTAAATCAAAACATACACACTAATGAGCAAATTAAGCAATTAACAAGCAGGCTAGATGTCTTAACCACTCACAATAAGATGTTAGAAACACAAATCGCACAAGtggcacaacaacaagcatctACCTCTGCTCCTGCAGGCATATTTCCTGGCCAGCCTCAGCCAAACCCTAGGGGACATGTGAATGCTGTTATATTACAAAGTGGGACACAATACGATGGACCGGCTGATCCTAGAACTAAAAATCCTGCCATGCAACCCAATTCTGATAAGACAACCGAGAAGGAGAGTGAACCAAAAGAAAAGGAGGATAGTGGAGAGGAAACCCAAGAGAAAGAGAAACCTTACGTTCCTCCCCCACCATATAAACCACCCATCCCGTATCCTCAAAGATTAGTACAATCCAAAAACGTAGGGCAGTTTAAGAAATTTGTAGAGCttctacaaaaactaaacatcacAATACCTTTTACGGAAGCTATCACACGAATGCCCTCGTACGCTAAATTTCTTAAAGATATCTTAACTAATAAGAAAAAGATCGAGGAAGAAGAAACCGTTATGCTTACTGCCGAGTGTAGCTCCATACTTCAAAATAATATGCCTCCTAAGCTAAAAGACCCAGAAAGTTTTTCCATACCCTGTGTAATTGGAAACTATGTAATAGATAGGGCCCTATGCGATTTAGGAGCCAGTATCAGCTTAATGCCTATGTCCATATGCGAAAAACTTAATTTAGGAGAATTGAGACCAACTAAAATGTCAATACAATTCGCTGACCGTTCTGTCAAATACCCCTTAGGTATACTAGAAAACGTGCCAGTACGTGTAGGTCAATTCTATATCCCTACCGATTTTATAGTCATGGACATAAGGGAAGATTCCAATACACCTATCattttaggaaggccattctTAGCAACTGCCGGAGCCGTAATAGATGTAAAGGAAGGAAAGCTGACGTTTGTAGTAGGTGAAGAAAAAGTCGAATTTATTTTAACGCAACTCATGAAAGCACCAGCTATAGACGATAGTTGTTACATGGTAGACGTCATCCAAGAATGTAGAAAAGAGAGTGAGAAGGATCAAACTAAACattctgaaattttaaaaacttcCACCCCTCCAACTCATAAAAATGGTGATGACGACCTAGCTAAATGTTTAGAGATTACACAAGTTCCTAAACCTAGCCATGTTAAACCAACTTTAAAACTAAAAACTCCATCAAGACTCCAAAAAGGAACCCCTGTGGCTCCGAATAAATTAAAAGGTCCCGTTTCTAAGAAAATACCTCCCGACATATTAAAAGACCACCCAGAAAATAACATCGCTCAAAATAAAATACCCCCGGGTGTctctaagaaaaagaaagaaaaaaagaagagaagaccTATGAAATGGTCTGACATTTTCAAATGGAGACCCAAGAATATTGAGCATAATTTAAAAGATGTGAGTCTAGAGGAGGAACCATGTTGA
- the LOC123881621 gene encoding salicylic acid-binding protein 2-like, whose product MSTEKLIDRKHYVLVHGACHGAWCWYKVKPLLESAGHLVTVLDLAASGTNLNKIEDVNTVSEYSEPLLQLMATIPPNEKVILVGHSLGGLNIALAMEKFPEKVAVGVFLTAFAPDIEHNASYVMEKYIESTPAAEWVDTEFFQSGNKTSMFFGPKFLSNKLYQQSSIEDLELAKTLLRPGSLFMEDLIQQKNLFTKQGYGSVPHGFIVCDDDIAIPLKFQHWMIQNAGINDVLEIKGADHMAMLCKPQQLCDSLNHIANQCI is encoded by the exons ATGAGTACAGAAAAATTAATAGATAGAAAACATTATGTTCTTGTACATGGTGCATGCCATGGAGCTTGGTGTTGGTACAAGGTCAAACCACTCTTAGAATCTGCTGGTCACCTTGTCACAGTACTTGATCTTGCAGCTTCTGGAACCAACTTGAACAAAATTGAAGATGTTAATACAGTTTCAGAATACTCTGAACCTTTGTTGCAGCTAATGGCAACAATTCCCCCAAATGAAAAGGTGATTCTTGTTGGTCATAGCCTTGGAGGACTTAACATAGCTCTTGCAATGGAAAAATTTCCAGAAAAGGTAGCAGTTGGTGTTTTCTTAACAGCTTTTGCTCCTGACATTGAACACAATGCATCTTATGTAATGGAAAAG TATATTGAGAGTACCCCGGCGGCTGAATGGGTGGACACTGAATTTTTCCAGAGTGGAAACAAAACATCAATGTTCTTTGGCCCCAAATTTTTGTCCAACAAGCTCTATCAACAGTCCTCCATTGAG GATCTTGAGTTGGCCAAGACTTTATTGAGGCCAGGGTCCCTCTTTATGGAAGACTTGATTCAGCAAAAGAACTTATTCACCAAACAGGGTTATGGGTCAGTTCCACATGGTTTTATTGTTTGCGATGATGACATTGCAATTCCATTGAAATTTCAACATTGGATGATCCAAAATGCTGGGATTAATGATGTACTTGAGATCAAAGGCGCAGATCATATGGCTATGCTTTGCAAGCCACAACAACTATGTGATTCACTCAATCACATAGCTAACCAATGTATCTAG